In the genome of Massilia sp. PAMC28688, one region contains:
- the rplA gene encoding 50S ribosomal protein L1, with amino-acid sequence MAKLSKRVKAIKAKVDRNKAYGFDNAVALVKEFATAKFNESIDVSVQLGVDPKKSDQVVRGSVVLPSGTGKEVRVAVFATGEKAEQAKAAGADIVGMEDLAERIKGGDMPFDIVIASPDTMRIVGTLGQVLGPRGLMPNPKVGTVTPDVATAVKNAKAGQVQYRTDKAGIIHATIGRKSFDDAALKANLLALIEALNKAKPATSKGVYLRKVAISSTMGAGVRVDQASLAAQ; translated from the coding sequence ATGGCTAAGCTTTCCAAACGCGTCAAGGCAATCAAGGCCAAGGTTGACCGCAACAAGGCCTACGGCTTTGACAATGCAGTGGCTCTGGTAAAAGAATTCGCAACCGCCAAGTTCAACGAGTCGATCGACGTCTCGGTGCAGCTGGGCGTGGATCCGAAGAAGTCGGACCAGGTTGTGCGCGGTTCCGTCGTGCTGCCTTCGGGCACCGGCAAGGAAGTGCGCGTTGCCGTTTTCGCCACCGGTGAAAAGGCTGAGCAGGCCAAAGCCGCCGGCGCCGACATCGTCGGCATGGAAGACCTGGCAGAGCGTATCAAGGGCGGCGACATGCCTTTCGATATCGTTATCGCTTCGCCAGACACCATGCGTATCGTCGGTACCCTCGGCCAGGTACTGGGCCCACGTGGCCTGATGCCTAACCCGAAGGTCGGCACCGTGACGCCTGACGTGGCTACCGCCGTCAAGAATGCCAAGGCTGGTCAGGTGCAGTACCGTACCGACAAGGCAGGTATCATCCACGCGACCATCGGCCGCAAGTCGTTTGACGACGCCGCCCTCAAGGCCAACCTGCTGGCGCTGATCGAAGCGCTCAACAAGGCCAAGCCGGCAACGTCGAAGGGCGTGTACCTGCGCAAAGTAGCGATCTCGTCGACCATGGGCGCAGGCGTCCGTGTTGACCAGGCTTCGCTGGCAGCCCAGTAA
- the rplK gene encoding 50S ribosomal protein L11: MAKKIIGFIKLQVPAGKANPSPPIGPALGQRGLNIMEFCKAFNAQTQGQEPGMPIPVVITAFADKSFTFVMKTPPATYLIKKFAGITKGSPTPHTSKVGKLTRAQAEEIAKIKQPDLTAADMDAAVRIIAGSARSIGITVEGM, encoded by the coding sequence ATGGCAAAGAAAATCATTGGTTTTATCAAGCTGCAAGTGCCAGCTGGTAAAGCAAACCCATCCCCACCGATCGGCCCAGCACTGGGTCAGCGCGGCCTGAACATCATGGAATTCTGCAAGGCGTTCAACGCCCAGACCCAGGGCCAGGAGCCAGGCATGCCGATTCCGGTCGTGATCACGGCTTTCGCGGACAAGTCCTTCACCTTCGTGATGAAGACCCCTCCAGCGACCTACCTGATCAAGAAGTTCGCCGGCATCACCAAGGGTTCGCCAACCCCGCACACGAGCAAGGTCGGCAAGCTGACCCGCGCCCAGGCGGAAGAAATCGCAAAAATCAAACAGCCGGATCTGACCGCTGCCGACATGGATGCTGCAGTGCGCATCATCGCCGGTTCCGCTCGTTCGATTGGCATCACGGTAGAGGGGATGTAA
- the nusG gene encoding transcription termination/antitermination protein NusG translates to MSDNVEEGAAGNPAQGLVDAAAAPAVSVPVSNKRWYVVHAYSGMEKSVMRALTERIERAGMQDQFGQILVPVEEVVESKNGQRSVTERRFFPGYVLVEMEMTDETWHLVKNTSKVTGFIGGKSNKPTPIPAREIDKIMQQMQEGVEKPRPKVLYEVGEQVRIKDGPFTDFSGNVEEVNYEKAKVRVSVTIFGRATPVELEFGQVEKV, encoded by the coding sequence ATGAGTGACAACGTTGAAGAAGGTGCGGCCGGCAATCCCGCGCAAGGTCTGGTTGATGCAGCTGCCGCACCGGCAGTGAGCGTCCCGGTCAGCAACAAACGCTGGTACGTCGTGCACGCTTATTCCGGCATGGAAAAGAGCGTCATGCGCGCCCTGACCGAGCGCATCGAACGCGCTGGCATGCAAGACCAGTTTGGCCAGATCCTGGTCCCGGTCGAAGAAGTGGTTGAGTCGAAAAACGGCCAGCGTTCGGTGACCGAGCGTCGTTTCTTCCCGGGCTATGTCCTGGTTGAAATGGAAATGACGGACGAGACCTGGCACCTGGTCAAGAACACGAGCAAGGTCACCGGCTTTATCGGTGGCAAGAGCAACAAGCCGACCCCGATTCCTGCGCGCGAGATCGACAAGATCATGCAGCAGATGCAGGAAGGTGTCGAGAAGCCCCGCCCGAAAGTGCTGTACGAAGTGGGCGAGCAAGTGCGTATCAAGGATGGCCCGTTCACCGATTTCTCCGGCAATGTCGAAGAAGTCAATTACGAGAAAGCCAAGGTCCGCGTCTCGGTCACCATTTTCGGCCGCGCCACCCCGGTGGAGCTGGAATTCGGGCAGGTCGAAAAGGTGTAA
- the secE gene encoding preprotein translocase subunit SecE: MSNQSVQTVSTSNDKIKIALAIVAAIAGVVGFFYLKGLNKPAYMCAGALVAGLAIAVLILWTSSSGRDFLNFAKEAVRETKKVVWPTGKEARQITMIVFAFVAVMALFLWLTDQAIQFVLYNLILDWK; encoded by the coding sequence ATGTCTAATCAATCCGTGCAAACTGTCAGCACGTCGAACGACAAGATCAAGATCGCGCTGGCCATCGTTGCCGCGATTGCAGGCGTCGTCGGGTTTTTCTACCTGAAGGGCTTGAACAAACCAGCTTACATGTGCGCAGGTGCACTGGTGGCTGGTTTGGCTATTGCCGTGCTGATTTTGTGGACGTCCTCGTCGGGCCGCGATTTCCTCAATTTCGCCAAGGAAGCCGTACGCGAGACCAAAAAGGTCGTCTGGCCCACCGGCAAGGAAGCGCGCCAGATCACCATGATCGTGTTCGCCTTCGTTGCCGTCATGGCGCTGTTCTTGTGGCTCACGGACCAGGCGATTCAGTTTGTCCTGTACAACCTGATTCTGGATTGGAAATAG
- the tuf gene encoding elongation factor Tu: MAKGKFERTKPHVNVGTIGHVDHGKTTLTAAIATVLSKKFGGEAKAYDQIDAAPEEKARGITINTAHVEYETANRHYAHVDCPGHADYIKNMITGAAQMDGAILVCSAADGPMPQTREHILLARQVGVPYIIVFLNKCDLVDDAELLELVEMEVRELLSKYEFPGDDLPIIKGSARMALDGDAGEMGEQAIMALAEALDSYIPTPERAVDGAFLMPVEDVFSISGRGTVVTGRVERGIIKVGEEIEIVGIKDTVKTTCTGVEMFRKLLDQGQAGDNVGLLLRGTKREDVERGQVLAKPGSIKPHNHFTGEIYVLSKDEGGRHTPFFNNYRPQFYFRTTDVTGSIELPADKEMVMPGDNVSITVKLINPIAMEEGLRFAIREGGRTVGAGVVAKILGEASK; this comes from the coding sequence ATGGCAAAAGGTAAATTCGAACGGACCAAGCCGCACGTCAACGTCGGTACCATCGGACACGTTGATCACGGCAAGACCACCCTGACTGCAGCTATCGCTACCGTTCTGTCGAAGAAATTCGGCGGCGAAGCAAAAGCTTACGACCAGATCGATGCAGCACCAGAAGAAAAAGCACGCGGCATTACCATCAACACCGCTCACGTCGAGTACGAGACCGCCAATCGTCACTACGCGCACGTTGACTGCCCAGGCCACGCCGACTACATCAAGAACATGATTACCGGTGCTGCCCAGATGGACGGCGCGATCCTGGTATGCTCGGCTGCTGACGGCCCAATGCCACAGACCCGCGAGCACATCCTGCTGGCACGCCAGGTTGGCGTTCCTTACATCATCGTGTTCCTGAACAAGTGCGACCTGGTCGACGATGCAGAACTGCTGGAACTGGTTGAAATGGAAGTGCGCGAGCTCCTCTCGAAGTACGAGTTCCCAGGCGACGACCTGCCAATCATCAAGGGTTCGGCTCGTATGGCCCTGGACGGCGACGCCGGCGAAATGGGCGAGCAGGCCATCATGGCCCTGGCCGAAGCACTGGACAGCTACATCCCAACGCCAGAGCGCGCTGTTGACGGCGCCTTCCTGATGCCAGTGGAAGACGTGTTCTCGATCTCCGGCCGCGGTACCGTGGTGACCGGTCGTGTTGAGCGCGGCATCATCAAGGTTGGCGAAGAGATTGAAATCGTCGGCATCAAGGACACCGTCAAGACCACCTGCACCGGCGTGGAAATGTTCCGCAAGCTGCTGGACCAGGGTCAGGCTGGCGACAACGTTGGTCTGCTGCTGCGCGGCACCAAGCGTGAAGACGTGGAGCGTGGCCAGGTTCTGGCCAAGCCAGGTTCGATCAAGCCGCACAACCACTTCACCGGCGAGATCTATGTGCTGTCGAAGGACGAGGGCGGTCGTCACACCCCATTCTTCAACAACTATCGCCCACAGTTCTACTTCCGTACCACGGACGTGACCGGTTCGATCGAGCTGCCAGCGGACAAGGAAATGGTCATGCCAGGCGATAACGTGTCGATCACCGTCAAGCTGATCAACCCGATCGCGATGGAAGAAGGTCTGCGCTTCGCCATCCGCGAAGGTGGCCGCACCGTTGGTGCAGGTGTTGTTGCCAAGATCCTCGGCGAAGCATCGAAGTAA
- a CDS encoding PEP-CTERM sorting domain-containing protein: protein MFNIKKSIIAASLAFAGLTAAGSAAADVIGLYGSNNNDAIISFLTANGHTAYNLGGLDAGSLGGVDAVMLLRTDGNASLANFVQNGGMLITEWSGATFGMGLLGGTASQVGYVGTDTPITFTAAGTGAGLSTGLGTSYAGGPGTEFFYNIGSLGTATQFATRPGDLTAIAGGKVGAGYVYVNAYDWADTAITASTQTLLLNELANRGAIEEVPEPASIALFGLALAGLTARRKSAKK, encoded by the coding sequence ATGTTCAATATCAAGAAAAGCATCATCGCCGCGTCGCTGGCGTTTGCCGGCCTGACCGCGGCCGGTTCGGCCGCTGCCGATGTGATCGGCCTGTACGGCAGCAACAACAACGATGCCATTATTTCCTTCCTGACCGCGAACGGGCACACCGCCTATAACCTGGGCGGCCTCGATGCTGGCAGTCTCGGTGGGGTCGATGCCGTCATGCTGCTGCGCACCGATGGCAACGCTTCGCTGGCCAACTTTGTCCAGAACGGCGGCATGCTGATTACCGAATGGAGTGGCGCGACCTTCGGCATGGGCCTGCTGGGCGGCACCGCATCGCAGGTGGGCTATGTTGGCACCGATACGCCAATCACCTTTACCGCTGCAGGTACCGGCGCCGGCCTGTCCACCGGCCTGGGTACCTCCTACGCGGGCGGCCCCGGTACGGAGTTTTTCTACAACATTGGTTCGCTCGGCACCGCTACCCAGTTCGCCACCCGTCCTGGCGACCTGACTGCCATCGCCGGCGGCAAGGTCGGCGCCGGCTATGTCTACGTGAACGCCTATGACTGGGCCGACACTGCCATCACTGCCAGCACCCAGACCCTGCTGCTGAACGAACTGGCCAACCGCGGCGCCATTGAAGAAGTGCCCGAGCCGGCATCGATCGCCCTGTTCGGCCTGGCCCTGGCCGGCCTGACGGCGCGCCGCAAGAGCGCAAAGAAGTAA
- a CDS encoding HDOD domain-containing protein produces the protein MVAPSTSQETRKVRAGLLSKVCGDDAMFALGASIAQVVQMASSDDQGTHDLAYYVLGDAALTQRILRLSNTANYRTASGNNVTTISRAISLLGFDNVKTTALAMLLVDALGNSEHEQSVRVELEAALCASLVGREMARHSFYQGAEEASIGSLFKNLGPLLVASHEHARYREINALVASGQHSAAQASQMILGCTYDTLSEAVMSEWKLPEVIVRSLSPLPAGTLKVPANRGEWMRQVASFAVEAARLLARAGDPLRSSEFRAMQQRYGLSLNLDAGQMGELLETVKNEMAGLLQSMNMQPQTRFDPAPEHEGLPNVLLLATMGGDDGEGGCHPSGKPLNARELLLAGVQDVTQMRASGKSRVNELIFAVLETLYTSMGFRFATVCLKDARSGQYRARLAFGENHQPLMQGFAFPATSARDLFHLAMENDADLMISDASTQKIRDLVPAWHKALLPDARSFIVLPLVVGKVQLGLFYADRKSAAPEGVPPDETSLIKALKGQVLAALAP, from the coding sequence ATGGTTGCCCCTTCCACCAGCCAGGAAACGCGCAAGGTCCGCGCCGGCCTGCTCAGCAAGGTGTGCGGCGATGACGCCATGTTCGCGCTCGGCGCCTCGATCGCCCAAGTGGTGCAGATGGCCAGTTCCGACGACCAGGGCACGCATGACCTGGCGTACTATGTGCTGGGCGACGCCGCGCTGACCCAGCGCATCCTGCGCCTGTCCAATACCGCCAACTACCGCACGGCAAGCGGCAACAACGTCACCACCATTTCGCGCGCCATCTCACTGCTGGGCTTTGACAACGTCAAGACCACGGCGCTGGCCATGCTGCTGGTGGACGCGCTGGGCAACAGCGAACACGAGCAGAGCGTGCGGGTGGAACTGGAGGCGGCCCTGTGCGCCAGCCTGGTAGGGCGGGAAATGGCGCGCCACAGCTTTTACCAGGGTGCCGAGGAAGCATCGATCGGGTCGCTGTTCAAGAACCTGGGGCCGCTGCTGGTGGCCTCGCACGAACACGCGCGCTACCGCGAAATCAATGCCCTGGTCGCCAGCGGCCAGCACAGTGCGGCGCAGGCCTCGCAGATGATCCTCGGTTGCACCTACGACACCCTGTCGGAGGCGGTGATGAGCGAATGGAAGCTGCCGGAAGTGATCGTGCGTTCGCTCTCGCCCCTGCCGGCAGGCACGCTCAAGGTGCCGGCCAACCGCGGTGAATGGATGCGCCAGGTGGCCTCGTTTGCGGTCGAGGCCGCGCGCCTGCTGGCGCGCGCGGGCGACCCGCTGCGCAGCAGCGAGTTTCGCGCCATGCAGCAGCGCTATGGACTTTCGCTCAACCTCGATGCGGGGCAGATGGGCGAACTGCTGGAAACGGTCAAGAATGAAATGGCGGGCCTGCTGCAGAGCATGAACATGCAGCCGCAGACGCGCTTCGACCCGGCGCCCGAACACGAGGGCCTGCCCAATGTGCTGCTGCTGGCCACCATGGGGGGCGATGACGGGGAGGGTGGCTGTCACCCGAGCGGCAAGCCGCTCAATGCGCGCGAACTGTTGCTGGCCGGGGTGCAGGATGTCACCCAGATGCGCGCCTCGGGCAAGAGCCGCGTCAATGAACTGATCTTCGCGGTGCTCGAAACGCTTTACACCAGCATGGGGTTTCGCTTTGCCACCGTGTGCCTAAAGGATGCGCGCAGCGGGCAGTACCGGGCGCGACTGGCATTTGGCGAAAATCACCAGCCGCTGATGCAAGGCTTTGCCTTTCCCGCCACCTCGGCGCGCGACCTGTTTCACCTGGCCATGGAAAATGATGCGGACCTGATGATCTCGGACGCTTCCACCCAGAAGATCCGCGACCTGGTACCGGCCTGGCACAAGGCCTTGCTGCCGGACGCGCGCAGCTTCATCGTGCTGCCCCTGGTGGTGGGAAAAGTGCAGCTGGGATTGTTCTATGCCGACCGCAAGAGCGCCGCGCCGGAGGGCGTGCCGCCCGACGAGACTTCGCTGATCAAGGCGCTCAAGGGACAGGTCCTGGCCGCGCTGGCGCCCTGA
- a CDS encoding response regulator, which translates to MNELDGLSALIIEPHQGMRTSIHNMLNLCGLTKIDHAGGSNAAVKLVTAKSFDLILCEYDLDGGQDGQQLLEDMRHHKLIALSTMFFMVTAEGNYGKVVSAAELTPTDYILKPFTADRLLERIARALDKRNAFMPVYQLMDIGNQRDAIAACISGMQANPRYAVDFMRLRAELHMFLGEPAEAEPIYQQLFEARQIGWARLGVAKTLFMRERYEEARDILESLVENSKKFVDAYDWLAKTYAAIGSLERTQAVLAEAVSVSPHAVRRLRRLGEVALETGDTDTAEKVLKQVVSKAKYSEFRDPEDHMKLVQTLVKKGDPVQAAAVIRDLDKSMGGQRNTSVCSAIASAMVHEYTGNETRLAESLGAALAACKESQGLSSDAKLELARNCLHNNMEEGAADVMRDVMRNASNNAAMAKAIAVFEKAGKGELANEIAQESRQAVVELVAAGAVKAREGDYRGAVALMIEAVNKLPDNPQVVFNAALAVLKCLENVGWEERLGQYARNLIDTVRRLDPVNPKLPALASLHQQILKKYDKGMRAKKA; encoded by the coding sequence ATGAATGAACTTGACGGACTGTCGGCACTGATCATCGAACCCCATCAGGGGATGCGCACCAGCATTCACAACATGCTCAACCTGTGCGGCTTGACGAAGATCGACCATGCGGGCGGCTCGAATGCTGCCGTCAAGCTGGTGACGGCCAAATCGTTCGACCTGATCCTGTGCGAATACGACCTCGATGGCGGTCAGGATGGCCAGCAGCTGCTTGAAGACATGCGTCACCACAAGCTCATTGCCTTGTCGACCATGTTTTTCATGGTCACGGCCGAAGGCAACTACGGCAAGGTGGTCAGCGCGGCCGAGCTCACCCCCACCGACTACATCCTCAAGCCGTTTACGGCCGACCGCCTGCTCGAACGGATCGCGCGCGCGCTCGACAAGCGCAATGCCTTCATGCCTGTCTACCAGCTCATGGATATCGGCAACCAGCGCGACGCCATTGCCGCCTGCATCAGCGGGATGCAGGCCAATCCGCGCTATGCGGTCGACTTCATGCGCCTGCGCGCCGAGCTGCACATGTTCCTGGGCGAGCCGGCCGAGGCCGAGCCGATCTACCAGCAACTGTTCGAGGCGCGCCAGATCGGCTGGGCACGCCTTGGCGTGGCCAAGACCCTGTTCATGCGCGAGCGCTACGAAGAGGCCAGGGATATCCTCGAGTCGCTGGTAGAAAACAGCAAGAAGTTTGTCGACGCCTATGACTGGCTGGCCAAGACCTACGCCGCCATCGGTTCGCTCGAGCGCACCCAGGCTGTGCTGGCCGAAGCGGTCTCGGTGTCGCCGCACGCGGTGCGGCGCCTGCGCCGGCTGGGCGAAGTGGCACTGGAAACGGGCGACACCGACACCGCCGAAAAAGTGCTCAAGCAGGTGGTCAGCAAGGCCAAGTATTCGGAATTTCGCGATCCGGAAGACCACATGAAGCTGGTGCAGACGCTGGTCAAGAAGGGCGACCCGGTGCAGGCGGCGGCCGTCATTCGCGACCTCGACAAATCGATGGGCGGGCAGCGCAACACCAGTGTGTGCAGCGCCATTGCCTCGGCCATGGTGCATGAATACACGGGCAATGAAACGCGCCTGGCCGAGTCGCTCGGCGCGGCCCTGGCGGCCTGCAAGGAAAGCCAGGGTTTGTCCAGCGATGCCAAGCTGGAGCTGGCACGCAACTGCCTGCACAACAATATGGAAGAGGGCGCGGCCGACGTCATGCGCGACGTCATGCGCAATGCCTCCAACAATGCCGCCATGGCCAAGGCGATCGCAGTGTTCGAAAAGGCCGGCAAGGGCGAGCTGGCCAACGAGATTGCACAGGAAAGCCGGCAGGCGGTGGTGGAGCTGGTGGCCGCCGGCGCCGTCAAGGCCCGCGAAGGCGACTACCGGGGCGCGGTGGCGCTCATGATCGAGGCGGTCAACAAGCTGCCCGACAATCCGCAGGTGGTGTTCAATGCCGCGCTGGCAGTGCTCAAGTGCCTGGAAAACGTGGGCTGGGAAGAGCGCCTGGGGCAGTACGCGCGCAACCTGATCGATACCGTGCGCCGGCTTGACCCGGTCAATCCCAAGCTGCCTGCACTGGCCAGCCTGCATCAGCAAATCCTGAAGAAATACGACAAGGGTATGCGCGCCAAGAAGGCGTAG
- a CDS encoding DUF3369 domain-containing protein, which translates to MTDQTAEADDNWLLDEDDEAAKVPAAIDQRLWRVLIVDDDVDVHAVTRLALRNVTFKGRELELFSAYSGQEGFQILRDTPDIALVLLDVVMETDDAGLLLARRIREELGNQIVRVVLRTGQPGQAPEQRVIIEYDINDYKAKTELTTQKLFTTVISALRAYESLMMLERSRIGLGKILAGATNLYQIHSLREFASGVLNQVSAILDVGADGVLCVMAADSGTPTVVAATGGYAPLADDEVMPASHPLLPAIAKAFAEKQSQFEHPANVLFIHTMEARELCISVTPPWPLAAIQRDLLEVFCERIAAAFDNLYMFGQLRRAQEATVVALADLAEFRDHGTGGHVRRVQNLTSQIAQRMKERGSDDPELTPQLLEMIGLASILHDVGKVSTPDQILLKPAAHTPEERRVMQTHAQIGRAILERAARMVDGVSYLTYGAQIAGGHHEHFDGAGYPNGLKGRAIPLCARIVAVVDVFDALLHRRPYKEPWPYLDVVNYIRERRGTQFDPEVLDALLDVIERHPPDPADNE; encoded by the coding sequence ATGACCGACCAGACCGCCGAAGCCGATGACAACTGGCTGCTCGACGAGGATGACGAGGCCGCCAAAGTGCCGGCCGCGATCGACCAGCGCCTGTGGCGCGTGCTCATCGTCGACGATGATGTGGACGTGCACGCCGTGACCCGGCTGGCGCTGCGCAATGTGACATTCAAGGGCCGTGAGCTCGAACTGTTTTCCGCCTACAGTGGCCAGGAAGGCTTCCAGATCCTGCGCGACACGCCCGACATTGCCCTGGTGTTGCTCGACGTGGTGATGGAAACGGACGACGCCGGCCTGCTGCTGGCGCGCCGCATCCGCGAAGAGCTGGGCAACCAGATCGTGCGCGTGGTCCTGCGCACCGGCCAGCCGGGCCAGGCGCCGGAGCAGCGCGTGATCATTGAATACGACATCAATGACTACAAGGCCAAGACCGAACTGACCACCCAGAAGCTGTTTACCACGGTCATTTCGGCCCTGCGCGCCTACGAGAGCCTGATGATGCTCGAGCGCAGCCGCATTGGCCTGGGCAAGATCCTGGCCGGCGCCACCAATTTGTACCAGATCCATTCGCTGCGCGAATTTGCGTCCGGCGTGCTCAACCAGGTGAGCGCCATCCTCGACGTGGGCGCCGACGGCGTGCTGTGCGTGATGGCGGCCGACAGCGGCACGCCCACCGTGGTGGCGGCCACCGGCGGCTATGCCCCGCTGGCCGACGATGAAGTCATGCCCGCCAGCCACCCGCTGCTGCCCGCCATTGCCAAGGCCTTTGCCGAAAAGCAGAGCCAGTTCGAGCATCCGGCCAATGTCCTGTTCATCCACACCATGGAAGCGCGCGAGCTGTGCATCTCGGTCACGCCGCCGTGGCCCCTGGCAGCGATCCAGCGCGACCTGCTGGAAGTGTTCTGCGAGCGCATTGCCGCCGCCTTTGACAACCTGTACATGTTTGGCCAGCTGCGCCGGGCCCAGGAGGCGACCGTGGTGGCCCTGGCCGACCTGGCCGAGTTCCGCGACCACGGCACCGGCGGCCATGTGCGGCGGGTGCAGAACCTGACCTCGCAGATCGCCCAGCGCATGAAGGAGCGCGGCTCGGACGACCCGGAACTGACGCCCCAGCTGCTGGAAATGATTGGCCTGGCCAGCATCCTGCACGATGTGGGCAAGGTGTCCACGCCCGACCAGATACTGCTCAAGCCGGCGGCGCATACCCCCGAAGAGCGGCGCGTGATGCAGACCCATGCCCAGATTGGGCGCGCCATCCTCGAGCGCGCCGCGCGCATGGTCGATGGCGTAAGCTACCTGACCTACGGCGCCCAGATCGCGGGCGGCCACCACGAGCATTTCGACGGCGCCGGCTATCCTAATGGCCTCAAGGGCCGGGCCATTCCCCTGTGCGCCCGCATCGTGGCGGTAGTCGATGTGTTTGATGCCCTGCTGCACCGGCGTCCCTACAAGGAGCCCTGGCCCTACCTGGACGTGGTGAACTATATCCGCGAAAGGCGCGGGACCCAGTTCGACCCGGAAGTGCTCGATGCGCTGCTGGACGTGATCGAACGCCACCCGCCCGATCCAGCCGATAACGAATAG
- a CDS encoding chemotaxis protein CheW has product MSQALSNATASKDGAGREFLAFTLGSEEYGIDILKVQEIRGYEAVTRIANAPEFIKGVINLRGIIIPVIDMRIKFNLGTPVYDQFTVVIILNIGGRIIGMVVDSVSDVTTLTPEQVRPAPEMGAAFDANYMMGLGTVDERMLILLDIDKLMSSSEMGLIDRIGSQA; this is encoded by the coding sequence ATGAGCCAAGCTCTTTCCAACGCCACCGCCAGCAAGGATGGCGCCGGCCGCGAGTTTCTCGCCTTTACGCTCGGCTCCGAAGAGTACGGGATCGACATCCTGAAGGTGCAGGAAATCCGCGGTTACGAAGCGGTCACGCGCATTGCCAATGCGCCGGAATTCATCAAGGGCGTGATCAATCTGCGCGGCATTATCATTCCCGTGATTGACATGCGCATCAAGTTCAACCTGGGCACCCCCGTGTACGACCAGTTCACCGTGGTCATCATCCTCAATATTGGCGGGCGCATCATCGGCATGGTGGTCGACAGCGTGTCCGACGTGACCACCCTCACGCCCGAACAGGTCAGGCCGGCACCGGAAATGGGCGCCGCCTTTGACGCCAATTACATGATGGGACTGGGCACGGTGGACGAGCGCATGCTGATCTTGCTCGATATCGACAAGCTCATGTCGTCCAGCGAAATGGGGCTGATCGACAGGATCGGCAGCCAGGCCTGA
- a CDS encoding J domain-containing protein, translated as MARIHTHYDNLKVSRGAPQEVVRAAYKALSQKYHPDKNPGDAKAARIMAILNSAYASLSDPVRRREHDEWIAAEEWEIAWLESTQADDGREAAEPEWEPEAVPQPAPYRALRDPHWWLGMTAALAAGVVAGLLLMSHTRAVPAAVASALGGAAAAPQAASPRRTDPLPDGWAVDQPPGEEAVPPQVKVVALSQVVIPARAPDCDQALRGLAAPGGLDWPEASGYLDGFPLDNVGSGVQVVIDNAANPSPVLVKVIDSARGAAVRHLFLQPGASMTVDNLAAGRYEVRYQNLQVGGSAEACIARPRPALGGNGPAA; from the coding sequence ATGGCACGGATCCACACCCACTACGACAACCTGAAAGTGTCGCGCGGCGCGCCGCAGGAGGTCGTGCGGGCAGCCTACAAGGCGCTCAGCCAGAAATACCATCCCGACAAGAACCCGGGCGACGCCAAGGCCGCCCGCATCATGGCCATTCTCAACAGCGCCTATGCCAGCCTGTCCGACCCGGTGCGCAGGCGCGAACACGATGAGTGGATCGCGGCCGAGGAATGGGAAATTGCCTGGCTGGAAAGCACCCAGGCCGACGACGGGCGCGAAGCCGCAGAGCCGGAGTGGGAACCGGAAGCCGTGCCGCAGCCTGCGCCGTACCGGGCCTTGCGCGATCCGCACTGGTGGCTGGGCATGACGGCGGCGCTTGCCGCCGGCGTGGTGGCGGGCTTGCTGTTGATGAGCCATACCCGGGCCGTGCCGGCGGCCGTGGCCAGCGCCCTGGGCGGGGCGGCGGCCGCGCCACAGGCCGCGTCGCCGCGGCGCACTGATCCCCTGCCCGATGGCTGGGCCGTGGACCAGCCGCCGGGCGAAGAGGCGGTCCCGCCCCAGGTGAAGGTGGTGGCACTGTCGCAGGTGGTGATCCCGGCGCGCGCGCCAGATTGCGATCAGGCGCTGCGCGGCCTGGCTGCACCCGGCGGCCTCGACTGGCCGGAAGCGTCCGGCTACCTGGACGGCTTCCCGCTGGACAATGTGGGCTCGGGGGTACAGGTGGTGATTGACAACGCGGCCAACCCGTCGCCGGTGCTGGTCAAGGTGATCGACAGCGCACGCGGGGCGGCGGTGCGCCACCTGTTCCTGCAGCCGGGCGCGAGCATGACGGTCGACAATCTGGCAGCCGGGCGCTACGAGGTGCGCTACCAGAACCTGCAGGTGGGCGGCAGCGCCGAGGCCTGCATTGCGCGGCCCCGTCCGGCGCTTGGCGGAAACGGGCCGGCAGCCTGA